In Oceanobacillus sp. FSL K6-2867, one DNA window encodes the following:
- the pta gene encoding phosphate acetyltransferase, which translates to MGSLFDQLTAKVSNTNKKIVFPEGLDERILTAASQLSAAGVVAPILIGSQESIEKKAAYNSIDIASCTIIDPQGYAEFDAMVEAFVERRKGKATEEDARKILLDENYFGTMLVYMNKADGLVSGAAHSTADTVRPALQIIKTKEGIKKTSGVFIMVRGDEKYVFADCAININPDSQDLAEIAVESAQTARLFDVDPRVAMLSFSTRGSAKSPETERVVEALNIAKEKDTSLVIDGEFQFDAAFVPNVAAKKAPDSVIKGDANVFVFPSLEAGNIGYKIAQRLGGFEAVGPVLQGLNRPVNDLSRGCSADDVYKLAIITAAQATE; encoded by the coding sequence ATGGGATCATTATTTGATCAGCTTACAGCAAAGGTATCGAACACAAACAAAAAAATTGTTTTTCCAGAAGGTCTTGATGAACGAATACTGACTGCGGCAAGCCAATTAAGTGCTGCAGGAGTTGTAGCGCCGATTTTGATTGGAAGTCAGGAAAGCATTGAAAAAAAAGCAGCATATAACAGCATTGACATTGCCTCTTGTACGATTATTGACCCTCAGGGATATGCGGAATTTGATGCAATGGTCGAAGCTTTTGTAGAGCGCCGTAAAGGAAAGGCTACAGAAGAGGATGCACGTAAAATCCTTCTTGATGAAAACTATTTCGGAACGATGCTCGTTTATATGAATAAAGCAGATGGGCTTGTTAGCGGTGCGGCACATTCGACTGCTGACACAGTACGTCCAGCACTGCAAATTATTAAAACAAAAGAAGGCATTAAGAAAACATCTGGCGTATTCATTATGGTACGCGGCGATGAAAAATATGTTTTTGCAGATTGTGCGATTAATATTAATCCAGACAGCCAGGATTTAGCGGAAATTGCTGTAGAAAGTGCACAGACAGCACGATTATTTGATGTTGATCCGCGTGTAGCAATGCTCAGCTTCTCGACTAGAGGCTCTGCCAAGTCACCGGAAACAGAAAGAGTTGTCGAGGCGCTTAATATTGCAAAAGAAAAAGATACATCCCTTGTTATTGATGGGGAATTTCAATTTGATGCAGCCTTTGTTCCAAATGTTGCAGCGAAAAAAGCTCCAGATTCTGTTATAAAAGGGGATGCAAATGTATTTGTTTTCCCAAGTTTGGAAGCAGGAAACATTGGATATAAAATTGCGCAGCGCCTTGGCGGATTTGAAGCTGTAGGTCCGGTGCTTCAAGGGTTAAACCGACCTGTAAATGATCTTTCTCGCGGCTGCAGTGCAGATGACGTTTATAAGTTAGCGATTATTACAGCAGCACAAGCGACTGAATAA
- a CDS encoding lipoate--protein ligase family protein: MKNWKEIVGQSTLRYIDHSQETAFQQNEYTALTSFAVDDALAVSVSNRTSPSAIRLWVHEKTIVLGIPDARLPFLDEGVQFLAGKGYHVVVRNSGGLAVALDGGVLNISLVIPGVAELSIHDCYEAMVHLIKYMLRDLTTEIEAYEIVGSYCPGDFDLSINGKKFAGISQRRVKDGAAVQIYLDVEGNSKERASLIRDFYAIAKKETETKFVYPTVKPSVMGSLSDLLGVHLTVEDMKDRVYTALQDICEEIVTRPFSNTELDTFEKRYIQMIKRNEAVAHMQQLEKNNPAEK; this comes from the coding sequence ATGAAAAATTGGAAAGAAATTGTCGGTCAATCGACATTGCGATATATTGATCATTCACAGGAAACTGCATTTCAGCAAAATGAATATACAGCTCTCACATCCTTCGCTGTTGATGATGCTCTAGCTGTATCGGTAAGCAATCGGACTTCCCCATCCGCTATTCGACTTTGGGTTCACGAAAAGACAATTGTGCTTGGCATTCCAGATGCAAGGCTCCCTTTCCTTGATGAGGGCGTTCAGTTTTTAGCAGGAAAAGGCTATCATGTTGTCGTTCGAAATTCTGGTGGACTTGCAGTTGCGCTGGATGGCGGTGTATTGAATATATCTCTTGTCATTCCTGGTGTTGCAGAGCTTTCGATTCACGACTGCTACGAAGCAATGGTCCATTTGATTAAATATATGTTGCGCGATTTAACAACCGAAATTGAAGCATATGAAATTGTCGGATCTTATTGTCCTGGTGACTTTGATTTAAGCATTAACGGAAAAAAATTCGCAGGCATTTCACAGCGACGTGTAAAGGATGGTGCTGCAGTTCAGATTTATCTTGATGTAGAAGGAAACAGTAAGGAAAGAGCTTCTCTTATTCGAGATTTCTATGCGATTGCTAAAAAGGAAACAGAGACTAAATTTGTTTATCCGACAGTGAAACCAAGTGTGATGGGATCGCTGTCTGATTTACTTGGGGTCCATTTAACCGTGGAAGATATGAAAGATAGAGTGTACACTGCATTACAGGATATATGTGAAGAAATCGTGACGAGACCTTTTTCCAATACAGAACTCGATACATTTGAAAAAAGATATATCCAAATGATTAAACGGAATGAAGCAGTTGCCCACATGCAACAATTAGAAAAAAACAACCCTGCAGAGAAATGA
- a CDS encoding HD domain-containing protein, producing MAYKDEQLSEEKVFKDPVHRYVHVRDRVIWDLIAAPEFQRLRRIKQLGTTNLTFHGAEHSRFNHSLGVYEIVRRIINNFQDRPHWNKGERLLCLCAALLHDLGHGPFSHSFEKVFKLDHEYFTQQIILGDTKINEILERVSEGFAQKVADVIAKTYKDKLVVSLISSQIDADRMDYLQRDAYFTGVSYGHFDMERILRVMRPIDDQVVIKSTGMHAVEDYIMSRYQMYWQVYFHPVTRSAEVILTKILHRAKYLYENNDFTFKLQPTHFVSFFKGKVDLSDYLKLDEMIVHYYFQLWQEEDDEILRDLCERFMNRRLFKYVEFNPNLQMNEWMELYQLFQEADIDPEYYLVVDSSSDLPYDFYRPGEEEERLPIHLLMPDGSLKELSRHSDIVESISGKKRTDHKLYFPKDRLNELKDQALRARIMEILYGQGAKFDVE from the coding sequence ATGGCATATAAAGACGAACAATTGTCGGAGGAAAAAGTATTTAAAGATCCTGTTCACCGGTACGTTCATGTACGGGATCGTGTTATATGGGATTTAATTGCTGCTCCGGAATTCCAACGGTTGCGTCGAATTAAACAGCTTGGGACAACCAATTTGACATTTCACGGGGCAGAACATAGTAGATTTAATCATTCACTTGGTGTTTACGAAATTGTCCGGCGAATCATTAATAATTTTCAGGACAGGCCTCATTGGAATAAAGGCGAGCGACTCTTATGCCTCTGTGCGGCTCTGCTGCACGATCTTGGTCATGGACCGTTTTCCCATTCCTTTGAAAAGGTCTTTAAATTGGATCATGAATATTTTACTCAGCAAATCATTTTGGGAGATACAAAAATAAATGAAATTTTAGAGCGTGTTAGTGAAGGCTTTGCACAAAAGGTTGCTGATGTTATTGCGAAAACCTATAAAGATAAATTGGTGGTCAGCTTAATTTCCAGTCAAATTGATGCGGATCGCATGGATTATTTGCAGCGTGATGCTTATTTCACCGGGGTAAGTTATGGGCACTTTGATATGGAACGTATTTTACGAGTGATGCGCCCAATTGATGATCAAGTGGTAATTAAATCAACCGGAATGCATGCGGTTGAGGATTATATTATGAGCCGTTATCAAATGTATTGGCAAGTATATTTCCATCCGGTTACGAGAAGTGCAGAAGTTATCTTGACTAAAATACTTCACCGAGCGAAGTATTTATATGAAAATAACGATTTTACCTTTAAATTACAGCCGACGCATTTTGTTTCCTTTTTTAAAGGAAAGGTGGACTTATCAGATTATTTAAAGCTGGACGAGATGATTGTTCATTATTATTTTCAGCTTTGGCAGGAAGAAGATGACGAAATTCTAAGGGATTTATGTGAGCGATTCATGAATCGTCGCTTATTTAAATATGTTGAATTTAATCCCAATCTGCAAATGAATGAGTGGATGGAACTGTATCAGCTGTTTCAAGAAGCAGATATTGATCCGGAATATTACCTTGTTGTTGATTCTTCTTCTGATTTACCGTACGATTTCTATCGACCTGGTGAGGAAGAAGAACGGCTGCCAATCCATTTATTGATGCCAGATGGAAGCCTAAAGGAACTCTCGAGGCATTCGGATATTGTTGAATCCATTTCAGGTAAAAAACGGACAGACCATAAATTATATTTTCCAAAGGATCGGTTGAATGAATTGAAGGATCAGGCGCTGCGTGCGCGCATTATGGAAATTCTTTACGGGCAAGGAGCGAAATTTGATGTTGAATAA
- a CDS encoding YwgA family protein, protein MLNNHAKLIRFFLEANGVTGRKKLQKMIYILQKCDIPFEEKYQFHFYGPYSEELTLRVEELCNLGFLKEEKEDKSNYYQYNYNITPAGIEFLNQFSMEMPDMTAKVSMLKEKSSRFLELVSTMFYFDDLPLQENIEKIHMVKPKQKYSNEEIEEAIRFMGKIKQEGK, encoded by the coding sequence ATGTTGAATAATCATGCCAAATTAATCCGTTTCTTTTTAGAGGCAAATGGCGTAACAGGGCGGAAAAAATTGCAAAAAATGATTTATATTTTGCAGAAATGCGATATTCCCTTTGAAGAGAAATACCAATTCCATTTCTATGGTCCATACTCAGAGGAATTAACGCTGCGTGTGGAGGAGCTTTGTAATCTAGGTTTTTTAAAGGAAGAAAAAGAGGATAAAAGCAATTATTATCAATATAATTATAATATAACACCTGCTGGAATAGAGTTTCTGAATCAATTTTCAATGGAAATGCCGGATATGACGGCAAAGGTATCGATGCTGAAGGAAAAAAGCTCGCGTTTTCTAGAGCTCGTCTCCACCATGTTTTACTTCGATGATTTACCGCTTCAGGAGAATATAGAGAAAATCCACATGGTTAAACCGAAGCAAAAATACAGTAATGAGGAAATTGAGGAAGCCATCCGTTTTATGGGGAAAATAAAGCAGGAAGGCAAATAA
- a CDS encoding YwhD family protein gives MSSDQSSNKKKNTFTIIKDDSTDGHGGYGVGAISLENMSSVIVDPNENKAYVDMGAMHARSEVERRVKWLPDRNEVPNGKLYWIVWVNVERGDNGPYYSGVTGCEIRVDREIRRAYKSMGEHVKHMEKALKGHIIVDHMDKHSKNLLRDFLIEFNREMWDNATDELKEALPL, from the coding sequence ATGAGTTCAGATCAATCTTCGAATAAAAAGAAGAATACATTTACAATCATCAAGGACGATTCAACAGATGGCCATGGCGGCTATGGAGTTGGCGCAATTAGTTTGGAGAATATGTCGTCTGTGATTGTTGATCCTAATGAAAATAAAGCATACGTTGACATGGGAGCGATGCATGCGCGAAGTGAAGTTGAACGTCGTGTGAAATGGTTACCGGATCGAAATGAAGTTCCAAACGGAAAATTGTATTGGATTGTTTGGGTCAACGTGGAACGAGGAGATAATGGTCCTTATTATTCGGGTGTAACAGGCTGTGAAATCCGTGTGGATCGTGAAATAAGACGTGCCTATAAATCAATGGGCGAGCATGTTAAGCATATGGAAAAAGCGCTCAAAGGCCATATCATTGTTGACCATATGGATAAGCACTCAAAAAATCTGTTAAGAGATTTCCTGATAGAATTTAACAGAGAAATGTGGGACAACGCAACAGATGAATTAAAAGAGGCACTCCCACTGTAA
- a CDS encoding transglycosylase domain-containing protein has protein sequence MRFFPKRIFYKIILALIAVGVFTITAIYLAAFLLGPPKLANDQATIIYDREGEVISEQRGGLTNHWVSLDDISPAVIEATLQTEDQHFFEHQGFDLKRIAGAVMKNIRNSSLKEGASTISQQYARNLYLSPEKTWTRKLSEAFYTIRLEMFYSKDKILEGYLNTIYYGHGAYGIKAASHYFFDKKPKALSLAEATMLVGIPKGPSYYSPLNNEENANQRQQQILKHLKDENYISEAEYAKAIEVQLDYSVTPEPVDTAPYFQDAVLQEAAKFLDLSPDEVRAGGFRIYTTLNREYQKKLEEQVHETIDSASEVETAAIAMDPDDGAILSMIGGKDYSESTYNRAMKSKRMSGSTFKPILYYAALQYGYTPSTKLMSKPTTFALGDGNSYQPSNFNGYYANKPITLAQALALSDNVYAVKTNMYLGPEKLIETAETFGLKGDFQAVPALALGTGSVSVNDMTSAYGMIANGGRSISGYTVEKITDRNGKVVYEHEDTSEQVLDPKKAFILTHLMTGMFDVEMNGYTSVTGASISKELSRLYAGKSGTTDSDSWMIGYSPSLVTGIWVGYDDNRNMELVAESAYAKEMWSGFMEDAHEGMAQDVFAMPTGVVGIPIDPETGARATPSCGASRIMYFEKGTEPRNYCSEHPVEEDGVNEEDKGIFERWFDLFS, from the coding sequence ATGCGATTTTTCCCGAAAAGAATTTTCTATAAAATCATACTTGCACTTATTGCTGTGGGTGTTTTTACAATAACTGCAATTTATTTAGCTGCCTTCCTATTAGGTCCGCCTAAATTGGCAAATGATCAAGCGACCATTATTTATGATCGAGAAGGAGAAGTGATCAGCGAGCAGCGCGGTGGCCTTACAAATCACTGGGTTAGCTTAGATGATATATCTCCTGCGGTTATTGAAGCAACATTACAGACGGAGGATCAGCATTTTTTTGAACATCAAGGGTTTGATCTGAAAAGAATCGCTGGGGCAGTTATGAAAAATATACGTAATAGCTCATTAAAGGAAGGCGCGAGCACCATTTCCCAGCAATATGCGCGCAACCTTTATTTATCCCCTGAGAAAACATGGACACGAAAGCTGTCAGAAGCATTCTATACCATACGTCTGGAAATGTTTTATTCTAAGGACAAAATTCTCGAGGGCTATTTAAATACGATTTATTATGGCCATGGGGCATATGGGATTAAGGCGGCAAGCCATTACTTTTTCGATAAAAAGCCAAAAGCGTTATCTTTAGCAGAAGCGACAATGCTCGTGGGAATCCCAAAGGGGCCGTCCTACTACTCTCCTTTAAACAATGAAGAGAATGCAAATCAGCGCCAGCAGCAGATTTTAAAACATCTAAAAGATGAAAATTATATTTCTGAAGCAGAGTATGCTAAGGCTATCGAAGTGCAACTGGATTATTCGGTTACACCTGAGCCTGTGGATACAGCTCCCTATTTTCAGGATGCTGTTTTACAAGAGGCAGCTAAATTTTTAGATTTAAGTCCCGATGAAGTACGTGCCGGCGGGTTTCGCATTTACACAACATTAAACCGTGAATACCAGAAAAAGCTGGAAGAACAGGTGCACGAAACAATTGACTCTGCCAGTGAAGTGGAAACTGCGGCGATTGCAATGGATCCTGATGACGGTGCAATTCTTTCGATGATTGGCGGCAAGGATTATTCAGAAAGCACTTATAATCGGGCAATGAAATCCAAACGAATGTCAGGATCAACTTTTAAACCTATTTTATATTACGCTGCATTGCAATATGGTTATACACCAAGCACGAAGTTAATGAGCAAACCGACTACTTTTGCATTAGGTGATGGCAATAGCTATCAACCGAGTAACTTTAATGGTTATTATGCAAATAAGCCGATAACACTGGCTCAAGCACTTGCCTTGTCCGATAATGTGTATGCTGTCAAAACAAATATGTACTTAGGACCTGAAAAGCTAATAGAAACCGCGGAAACCTTTGGACTGAAAGGAGATTTCCAAGCGGTGCCAGCATTAGCCTTAGGTACTGGTTCTGTCTCTGTAAACGATATGACGAGTGCTTATGGAATGATCGCTAATGGGGGGCGTTCAATTTCTGGGTATACGGTAGAAAAAATTACGGACCGAAATGGCAAAGTAGTTTACGAGCATGAGGATACATCAGAACAGGTATTGGATCCAAAAAAAGCGTTTATTTTGACACACCTTATGACAGGGATGTTTGATGTAGAGATGAACGGCTATACCTCTGTAACTGGTGCATCAATTTCTAAAGAGCTTAGCCGCCTATATGCCGGGAAATCTGGAACAACCGATTCAGATAGCTGGATGATTGGCTATAGTCCTTCCCTTGTAACAGGTATATGGGTTGGCTACGATGATAACCGAAACATGGAGCTTGTTGCTGAGTCAGCTTATGCAAAGGAGATGTGGTCAGGCTTCATGGAGGATGCACACGAGGGAATGGCACAAGATGTATTTGCTATGCCAACTGGTGTTGTCGGCATCCCAATCGATCCCGAAACCGGCGCACGTGCGACACCTAGCTGTGGTGCAAGCAGAATTATGTACTTTGAAAAAGGTACAGAGCCAAGAAATTATTGCTCCGAACATCCAGTTGAAGAAGATGGAGTAAATGAGGAGGACAAAGGTATTTTTGAGCGCTGGTTTGACTTGTTTTCCTGA